The proteins below are encoded in one region of Balaenoptera ricei isolate mBalRic1 chromosome 6, mBalRic1.hap2, whole genome shotgun sequence:
- the PTGDS gene encoding prostaglandin-H2 D-isomerase — MAAPNTLWTGLALLAMLTVLQIPTPAQAALQPNFQEDKFLGLWFTSGLASNSSWFLEKKKALSMCKSVVAPAADGGLNLTSTFLRKDQCETRTLLLRPAGPPGCYSYTSPHWSSNHEVSVVETDYEAYALLYTESFRGPGQDFCMATLYSRTQAPKAEIKEKFATFAKAQGFTEDGIVFLPQTDKCMEENT; from the exons ATGGCCGCTCCGAACACGCTGTGGACAGGGCTGGCCCTGCTGGCGATGCTGACGGTCCTGCAGATCCCAACCCCGGCCCAGGCCGCCCTGCAGCCCAACTTCCAAGAGGACAAG TTCCTGGGGCTCTGGTTCACCTCGGGCCTCGCCTCCAACTCGAGCTGGTTCCTGGAGAAGAAGAAGGCGCTGTCCATGTGCAAGTCGGTGGTGGCCCCCGCGGCGGACGGCGGCCTCAACCTCACCTCTACCTTCCTCAG GAAAGACCAGTGTGAGACCCGGACTCTGCTGCTGCGTCCTGCAGGCCCCCCAGGCTGCTACAGCTATACCAGTCCCC ACTGGAGCAGCAATCACGAGGTGTCGGTGGTGGAGACAGACTACGAGGCCTACGCCCTGCTCTACACCGAGAGCTTCCGCGGCCCGGGCCAGGACTTCTGCATGGCCACGCTCTACA GCCGCACCCAGGCCCCCAAAGCTGAGATCAAGGAGAAATTCGCCACCTTCGCCAAGGCCCAGGGCTTCACAGAGGATGGCATTGTCTTCCTGCCACAGACTG ACAAGTGCATGGAGGAGAACACGTAG
- the LCNL1 gene encoding LOW QUALITY PROTEIN: lipocalin-like 1 protein (The sequence of the model RefSeq protein was modified relative to this genomic sequence to represent the inferred CDS: substituted 1 base at 1 genomic stop codon), translated as MLQMLRIGWTPALLAASPGQAQVPAHANLDTSQFQGIWYVVGAVSDDQGFLDSKDSVKMPVVLVTPLANGDLGLKFGYPTXARWRCQKMDATFTKDARPAQQALASPAMAQTNIRVAFTGYKHFAVLYSETQKGDVRSVRLQLYTRAPELFPEDAQKMQQLAPQAGLNPSEGALLPKSDQCAGTLA; from the exons ATGCTGCAGATGCTGCGGATTGGCTGGACCCCCGCCCTGCTCGCGGCCTCCCCAGGCCAGGCCCAGGTCCCCGCCCATGCCAACCTTGACACCAGCCAG TTCCAGGGCATCTGGTACGTGGTTGGGGCGGTGTCAGATGACCAGGGCTTCCTGGACTCCAAGGACAGCGTGAAGATGCCCGTGGTCTTGGTGACCCCCTTGGCCAACGGCGACCTGGGCCTCAAGTTTGGGTACCCCACGTAA GCCCGATGGCGGTGCCAGAAGATGGACGCGACCTTCACCAAGGATGCC CGCCCAGCTCAGCAGGCTCTCGCTTCCCCAGCCATGGCCCAGACCAACATCCGGGTGGCTTTCACCGGCTACAAGCACTTCGCCGTGTTGTACTCCGAGACGCAGAAGGGGGACGTTAGGAGCGTCCGGCTGCAGCTCTACa CCCGGGCCCCAGAGCTATTTCCTGAAGATGCCCAGAAGATGCAGCAGCTGGCACCCCAAGCGGGCTTGAACCCCAGCGAGGGCGCCCTGCTGCCCAAGTCAG ACCAGTGTGCCGGCACCCTCGCCTAG